One segment of Fructilactobacillus hinvesii DNA contains the following:
- a CDS encoding WxL protein peptidoglycan domain-containing protein, whose translation MRNSRFFRWGFSLVVALMIVSLPTLIKAQTVPSSFSVTPQLGRLPLQKGAGYFAIRSKAYTNYQLPLLITNDSDRELKVTTHFNNAVTAANGTINYANSMAQPRGKQSLTNKVIGSRTKHITLAPHTNQIVTYQINTGRQHQGITLGGITATAPVTKANGIQNDVTFVTGVSLNGQKNRPNLKKLRFDKANVASEATAATIIASVNNDYPQLLQHLRGKVFLKKGKQIISSKSLTNVNIAPNSKVRFDLPPKKISKGNYQVIIKLQGYHQKLNISRHLSINQTLN comes from the coding sequence ATGCGGAATAGTCGATTTTTTCGATGGGGATTCTCCCTCGTCGTGGCACTCATGATTGTGAGTCTCCCAACCTTGATTAAAGCGCAGACTGTGCCAAGTAGCTTTTCTGTTACCCCTCAACTAGGCAGACTACCATTGCAAAAAGGAGCTGGCTACTTTGCCATCCGTTCCAAAGCGTATACTAACTATCAGTTACCGTTACTAATCACCAATGATAGTGATCGTGAACTGAAAGTAACCACCCATTTTAACAACGCAGTAACTGCCGCAAACGGGACAATTAATTACGCAAATTCAATGGCTCAACCACGTGGGAAGCAAAGTCTGACTAATAAAGTGATTGGTAGCCGGACTAAACACATCACCCTTGCTCCGCATACGAATCAAATTGTGACCTATCAAATTAATACAGGGCGACAGCATCAAGGAATCACACTTGGTGGTATTACAGCCACCGCCCCTGTTACCAAAGCGAACGGCATTCAAAATGATGTAACCTTCGTAACGGGTGTGTCTTTAAATGGTCAGAAAAATCGCCCTAATCTAAAAAAACTCCGTTTCGATAAAGCAAACGTAGCTTCCGAAGCAACTGCTGCAACAATTATCGCCAGCGTTAATAATGATTATCCCCAATTGTTACAACATCTTCGAGGAAAAGTATTTCTAAAAAAAGGCAAACAGATAATTAGTTCCAAATCATTAACTAACGTTAACATTGCTCCTAATTCTAAGGTTCGCTTTGATTTACCTCCGAAAAAAATTTCTAAGGGGAATTACCAGGTCATTATTAAACTGCAGGGTTATCATCAAAAGTTGAATATTTCACGTCATCTTTCAATTAATCAAACATTAAATTAA